The following coding sequences are from one Leishmania major strain Friedlin complete genome, chromosome 36 window:
- a CDS encoding putative 40S ribosomal protein S10, with amino-acid sequence MSTYVPKPSRDNVYRFFFTEGVIACKKDRMGTWTGTLGGNTFTVPCIQVMQLMRSLKSRNLIKEQYAWRHYYWTLNDEGIAYMRSYLHLAPSAMPNTQKPSSVNFEKVTEGRGRGRGRGGRGRGEGRGRGRGEGRGRGRGRGFGGERMNYRAAAATSDGEAAPAPAAE; translated from the coding sequence ATGTCGACTTACGTTCCCAAGCCATCGCGCGACAACGTGTACCGGTTCTTCTTCACGGAGGGCGTGATCGCGTGCAAGAAGGACCGCATGGGCACCTGGACGGGCACCCTCGGCGGCAACACCTTCACCGTTCCGTGCATTCAGGTGATGCAGCTGATGCGCTCCCTGAAGAGCCGCAACCTGATTAAGGAGCAGTACGCGTGGCGCCACTACTACTGGACGCTCAACGACGAAGGTATTGCGTACATGCGCAGCTACCTGCATCTCGCTCCGTCTGCGATGCCGAACACGCAGAAGCCGAGCAGCGTGAACTTCGAGAAGGTGACAgagggccgcggccgcggtcgTGGCCGTGGTGGTCGCGGGCGTGGCGAGGGTCGTGGCCGCGGGCGTGGTGAGGGCCGTGGCCGTGGCCGTGGTCGTGGCTTCGGTGGTGAGCGCATGAACtaccgtgccgctgccgctacaTCGGATGGTGAGGCCGCCCCAGCCCCGGCTGCGGAGTAA